The DNA region TGGTGGTGAAAAGACGGGTGGTGGAGGAGAGTAGACaggcggtggtggtggcgaATAaactggtggtggtggagagtggACCGGCGGTGGAGGAGAGTTAACAGGAGGTGGGGGAGAGTGAACCGGTGGTGGTAGAGGAGGTGACGGAAGAGGAAGTGAAGGAGAGTTTACCGGAGCTGGTGGAGGAGGACTGCGACGGTTCTTCACTGGAGACTGATTGTAAGGATCATCCGGCTGTGGTTTGTGAACCGGCCGGGTCGGAACTGGCGAGGGTTCAGGAACAGGCAGAGTTAGAACTGGTGATGGCTTTTGAACCGGTCTCGGTGGAGTTGAGGATCCACCACCAGCACACTTATCCTTACTACAGTCAACCGGACGATTAATCACCACAGCACATTCCTGTGCCGACCGTTGTTCAGGTCTATCAGGTAAGCAATTACGTGTGTCGTCCAAAACAGTCTCCTTCCTACCACCACCCGGAACACACGAACCACTTTGTCCATTGAAGTAGTTGTACGAGTAAGTAAAGTTCACCAAATTAGGCAAGTTGCAAATACTATCCGCTAATAATCCAGTAAGTTTATTTCCGGAGATATCCAACTCCTCCACACCCGTTAACCCGGAAAAACTAGTCGGTAACCGACCGATAAACGAGTTCTTGCTCGCGTCGAAAACCGTCACGTTCGATAACATTCCTATCTCAGACGGGAAACAACCACCCAAACCATTGTCCATGAACACAATCTCGTTGAGACTCTTCATGTTTCCGATACTCTTAGGAATACATCCCGTGAATTTATTGTTAGCGAATGTCACAACCGAGGCTGTAGAATCTCCTAGAGTTTCAGGAATAGTCGAAGTGAATCTATTGTTGTTCAAGAAAATAGCGTCAAGTTCTTTCTTGAAAAGCTCAGGAGGGACTTGACCTTCAAAATCATTAAACCTAACGTCGAAGTATTTAACATCAGGCCAAGTGAGGATAACGCACGGGAAAGGTCCAACGAAACAGTTGTTACTAACATCAAACTCATGCATCAGCTTCAGCTTCGAAAAACTATTAGGGATGATACCGCAAAACCGGTTCGAGTTCAAATGGAACATAGCAACATCCGTCATCAAACCAAGCTCAGCAGGCAGATGTCCTGCGATATCCGCACCGTTGAGGTCAACACCAGCTACAACCGTGACATTAGGATCATCAAGAGCCGGTGCACATATCACACCCGTGTAGTTACACACGTGAGGACCATGCCAGTTTCCTGTGGTATTAAAGGGGTCCGAATATATAGCTCTTTTCCAGGCTTGGAGAGCAATGTAAGCTTTTTTAAGCCTCGAGTTGGCAAATGTAGCCTTGAGGTCAACCTCGTATTCGACGTCATTAGGGAGTTCGCCGTTTTCTGGTAATGTTAATAGCTGTCGCCGGACAAGGAAGGCAGCTTCTGTTGGGGATATGGCGTATGCgacaaaggaagaagacaaaaagaagaagaagaataggaGGAAGCAGCAGCCAAAGGAGGGAGTTTTAGCCATGGCTAAAACAGAGACCATGGAAAACGCCCAAGGCTGCTAATAGAAGGGCGTGAGAGGGTCCTAGGAGGATATAATGATGTGTTATTAATAAGCTTAACGTTGAAGTCACCAACGGTCTTCCTTAACATTCTATATTTAGGGCAGAGTCTTTTTATAGAAGGGTTTTGCTTAAACCGTAGGATATATTAGCAATAATAGAAAATTGTGGTTAAAGAAAGGAAACACGAGTGATAGAGCTAAGCAGAATCTCTCTAGAATGTCTTTGTATCAAAACCGGTCACTATTCTAGGACAGTCTTGAAAAAGTGTGGTGATTGATTTCACTACCGAAGCTGGCGCAGCAACGCAAACTCTGTTTCTATCGTCCCACTACTTTACGTGTGATGCAAGTCATGTTCCCTAAGGGTCACAATTATTATATGCTATGGTGCTGTGAAAACTCTGAAGATGCAGGAATCAGGAAACTAAAAATGGCAAACCCTTTGTTTCTTGAGATCCTCAAAAGACTTCATTTCCCTAAAACTCCATATATTCATAGATTCATTTTAAGGTGAATGTTGAAGAAACGTCTCATCTTTCTCATTTCCTTTACTACAAGTTCATCGACC from Raphanus sativus cultivar WK10039 chromosome 8, ASM80110v3, whole genome shotgun sequence includes:
- the LOC108821913 gene encoding pollen-specific leucine-rich repeat extensin-like protein 4; amino-acid sequence: MVSVLAMAKTPSFGCCFLLFFFFFLSSSFVAYAISPTEAAFLVRRQLLTLPENGELPNDVEYEVDLKATFANSRLKKAYIALQAWKRAIYSDPFNTTGNWHGPHVCNYTGVICAPALDDPNVTVVAGVDLNGADIAGHLPAELGLMTDVAMFHLNSNRFCGIIPNSFSKLKLMHEFDVSNNCFVGPFPCVILTWPDVKYFDVRFNDFEGQVPPELFKKELDAIFLNNNRFTSTIPETLGDSTASVVTFANNKFTGCIPKSIGNMKSLNEIVFMDNGLGGCFPSEIGMLSNVTVFDASKNSFIGRLPTSFSGLTGVEELDISGNKLTGLLADSICNLPNLVNFTYSYNYFNGQSGSCVPGGGRKETVLDDTRNCLPDRPEQRSAQECAVVINRPVDCSKDKCAGGGSSTPPRPVQKPSPVLTLPVPEPSPVPTRPVHKPQPDDPYNQSPVKNRRSPPPPAPVNSPSLPLPSPPLPPPVHSPPPPVNSPPPPVHSPPPPVYSPPPPPVYSPPPPVFSPPPPVYSPPPPPVHSPPPPPVNSPPPPPVLSPPPPAPVHSPPPPVNSPPPPAPVENKQTPAAQAPAPSEFITPTPAPVEKKQTPAAQAPAPSDEFTTPSPSPVAQAPAPSDEFITPTPAPVEKKETPAPSNEFTTPSPSPVEKKETPAAQAPAPSDEFIIPPFLGHQYASPPPPMFPGY